One genomic region from Portunus trituberculatus isolate SZX2019 chromosome 3, ASM1759143v1, whole genome shotgun sequence encodes:
- the LOC123509691 gene encoding LOW QUALITY PROTEIN: collagen alpha-1(I) chain-like (The sequence of the model RefSeq protein was modified relative to this genomic sequence to represent the inferred CDS: inserted 1 base in 1 codon), producing MAQVQCNNNFAYHGLGSGDGRADLPVLEDSFTFDMEDEDDTNLPRVEGSGIHFEESPPPLPPPPPPGGCDESHCQDMGLAACRGVEWRLALYPNLLGQGPKEAEATAVKFWYQINAFECSQEFRFVVCSLLAPPCRPGVAAPLPPCREVCEAAVHQCLPIMQRNLFTWPEDTFTCDMLPYHREALCLRYHQGEVLYPERYKAQCTTITSYDYDYTTESRVVGADSTRDGEYYGDDYDDYDYQEGSGWFTTTATAPTTPSPSVTALPKVIFASTPPPITPSLSPRTLSPRGDEAGYLLSSGVVNDFPVRGPKGEKGDAGPKGPPGEAITGPPGRPGPPGAPGPPGRSFPYRPDDDTMVDSEWSGWRGAPDCSCNTTHLVASVLAQIPHGPRGPVGNPGRDGAAGXPGKPGRPGPPGERGAPGEKGDKGDRGYQGRRGIEGPQGAKGVSGLDGPPGARGSQGPQGPPGQPGWGTPGFDLENGMSRAPARPGTPGAPGGKGESGAPGERGPRGHPGNKGMKGEAGQPGEKGEEGSPGRRGSPGAKGEPGAPGINGTPGGAGVYPDQGLKGEKGEKGSPGRGLPGPPGLPGKLTEDDRADMFKKLLERLVNKNFVSGHPEEGISVWDTSGGLPWVGENDDEELSRAEGSGGVQYFPFHPEEGRRLRGPPGPPGLPGPQGIEGTQGLMGPPGEKGEIGPPGHPGMDGLPGQKGMKGEPGVPGHYGAPGPVGPMGLKGERGPPGVSGQVSTLVLPDGSNVTVVKGDRGERGRRGRRGRRGPQGPPGPTGELGLPGWPGAPGRPGPPGPPGVGIKGDPGPPGPPGPPAPTPPPGILNGILGSSSSDVAEGREGPPGPSGPRGPIGPEGPSGTPGPQGPQGPQGPQGPMGPQGPQGPPGQPGATGATGPQGKEGPPGDSAPAESAHGYIPVPGPPGPPGPPGPPGPRGSPGPRTKTPEAPGTLGGSPPTPASQGVPHRGGSFGGIDELRRITGLRGNRGQEGGSLVVPGAVTFMNRAAMLKMSDMSPVGTLAFLLDEEALLVRITMGWRMVNLGLVIAAPVTTPPPPTTTTPPPTTTLPPFVAGTPSLQVHSLHNNKEGPKLRLAALNQPYTGDMRGVTGVDYTCYREARRAGLSGTFRAFLTSRIQNLDSIVRRDDANLPVVNIKGEVLFNTWRGIFSGDGGRFMQKPRIFSFDGKEVLTSPEWPQKYIWHGSDIEGGRALSSFCDAWHSDSRDVVGLASSLQQNHLLSQEKHGCHNSFIVLCIEATSHAYKSSGGRRRRHAGKAEQDMSEEEYFEVLSALEDV from the exons TACCACGGGCTGGGCTCAGGTGACGGGCGGGCTGATCTCCCCGTGTTAGAGGACAGTTTTACg TTTGACATGGAGGACGAAGATGACACAAATTTGCCTCGAGTGGAAGGATCTGGTATACACTTTGAGGAGTCGCCGCCCCCCCTGCCCCCGCCGCCCCCTCCTggtg GCTGCGACGAGAGCCACTGCCAGGACATGGGCTTGGCGGCGTGCAGGGGCGTGGAGTGGCGCCTGGCACTGTACCCAAACCTGCTGGGACAAGGACCGAAGGAGGCAGAAGCGACGGCAGTCAAATTCTGGTACCAAATAAATGCATTCGAATGTAGTCAGGAATTTCGGTTCGTGGTGTGTTCATTGCTGGCTCCTCCCTGCCGCCCTGGTGTCGCCGCGCCCCTGCCACCCTGCCGCGAGGTGTGTGAGGCAGCGGTGCACCAGTGTCTACCCATAATGCAGCGGAACCTTTTCACCTGGCCGGAAGACACGTTTACTTGTGACATGTTGCCGTACCACCGTGAAGCACTGTGTTTGAGGTACCATCAGGGCGAAGTGCTGTATCCTGAGAGGTACAAGGCGCAAtgtaccaccatcacttcctatGACTATGACTACACCACCGAGTCACGAGTGGTCGGTGCTGACTCAACGCGTGACGGAGAGTACTATGGCGATGACTACGATGACTATGACTATCAGGAAGGTTCAGGATGgttcactactactgctactgcgcCTACTACGCCGTCTCCATCCGTCACTGCTCTGCCTAAGGTTATATTCgcctccacccctccccccatcaccccatccctctccccacGCACCCTCTCCCCCCGAGGTGATGAGGCGGGGTATCTCCTCTCCAGCGGGGTTGTCaatg ACTTCCCGGTGCGTGGACCCAAGGGAGAGAAGGGCGACGCAGGACCCAAG GGACCACCGGGGGAAGCCATAACAGGTCCCCCAGGGCGGCCAGGACCCCCGGGAGCACCAGGACCACCCGGGAGGAGCTTCCCTTACAGGCCTGATGATGACACTATG GTGGACTCGGAGTGGAGTGGGTGGAGAGGGGCGCCCGACTGCTCCTGCAACACAACTCACCTGGTGGCGTCTGTTTTAGCCCAG ATTCCACACGGGCCGCGGGGACCAGTGGGCAACCCCGGGCGTGACGGCGCAGCGG CACCGGGCAAACCAGGACGTCCCGGGCCCCCAGGGGAACGTGGAGCCCCTGGGGAGAAGGGGGACAAAGGAGATAGAGGTTACCAAGGCAGGCGAG gcatcgAGGGACCACAAGGAGCCAAGGGTGTGTCGGGGCTGGATGGTCCCCCCGGGGCTAGAGGATCCCAGGGACCCCAGGGACCACCGGGGCAGCCTGGGTGGGGGACTCCTGGATTTGAT TTAGAAAACGGGATGTCTCGTGCCCCAGCCCGCCCCGGTACCCCAGGCGCCCCCGGGGGAAAGGGAGAATCAGGTGCCCCGGGGGAGAGAGGACCCCGTGGGCACCCTGGGAACAAAGGAATGAAGGGGGAGGCAGGACAACcgggggagaagggggaggag gGGTCGCCAGGGAGGAGGGGGTCCCCGGGGGCTAAGGGTGAGCCTGGTGCCCCTGGGATCAATGGAAcccctggtggtgctggtgtctATCCTGACCAGGGGCTGAAGGGGGAGAAAG GTGAGAAGGGGAGCCCAGGTCGGGGACTACCTGGACCTCCGGGGCTGCCTGGCAAACTCACTGAAGATGACAGAGCAGACATGTTTAAGAAG CTTCTGGAGAGACTGGTGAACAAAAATTTCGTGAGTGGCCACCCTGAGGAAGGCATCAGCGTGTGGGACACCAGTGGGGGCCTGCCTTGGGTtggag AAAACGATGACGAAGAATTGAGCAGAGCGGAAGGATCGGGAGGCGTTCAGTATTTCCCATTTCATCcag AGGAAGGGCGGCGTCTCCGTGGTCCCCCAGGTCCCCCAGGACTGCCAGGACCCCAAGGGATAGAAGGGACCCAGGGGCTGATGGGACCCCcgggggagaagggggagatagGACCCCCCGGCCACCCTGGTATGGACGGCTTACCTGGacaaaag ggaatgaagggagagcCGGGGGTACCAGGCCACTACGGCGCCCCAGGACCAGTGGGACCCATGGGGCTGAAAGGCGAGCGAGGTCCCCCTGGTGTGTCTGGCCAGGTGTCAACTCTTGTCCTGCCTGACGGTTCCAATGTTACTGtggtcaag GgtgacagaggagagagagggcgacGGGGGAGGCGAGGCAGAAGAGGACCACAAGGACCCCCGGGACCCACAGGGGAGCTGGGACTTCCTGGCTGGCCG ggtgcTCCGGGGCGGCCAGGTCCCCCAGGTCCCCCCGGGGTGGGAATCAAGGGCGACCCCGGACCTCCAGGACCCCCAGGACCACCAGCCCCAACACCCCCGCCTGGCATCCTCAACGGCATCCTG GGTAGCAGCAGCTCTGACGTGGCCGAGGGGCGGGAGGGTCCTCCAGGTCCCTCCGGCCCCCGCGGTCCTATAGGCCCGGAAGGACCCTCAGGGACCCCAGGCCCCCAGGGACCCCAGGGACCTCAGGGACCCCAGGGACCCATGGGACCACAGGGGCCACAGGGACCACCAGGGCAACCAGGAGCAACGGGAGCCACTGGGCcccaagggaaggagggacccCCGGGTGACTCTGCCCCTGCGGAGAGTGCCCACGGCTACATCCCCGTACCAGGTCCCCCAGGCCCCCCTGGACCACCTGGGCCACCG GGTCCAAGAGGCAGCCCCGGGCCCAGAACCAAGACACCAGAGGCCCCCGGCACCTTAGGAGGCTCCCCGCCCACCCCAGCCAGCCAGGGGGTGCCACatagag GGGGAAGCTTCGGTGGCATTGACGAGCTGCGCCGCATCACAGGACTCAGGGGAAACAGAG GTCAGGAGGGAGGGTCTCTGGTGGTGCCTGGAGCCGTCACTTTCATGAACAGAGCAGCTATGTTGAAG ATGAGTGATATGTCTCCAGTGGGCACCCTCGCCTTCCTACTGGACGAGGAGGCGCTGCTGGTGCGGATCACGATGGGCTGGAGGATGGTCAAT ttgggTTTAGTGATCGCAGCGCCAGTCACCAcacccccaccacccaccaccacaacgcccccgcccaccaccacactccctcccttcgtgGCGGGCACCCCTTCCCTGCAGGTCCATTCCCTTCACAATAACAAGGAGGGGCCAAAG CTACGCCTGGCCGCCCTCAACCAGCCGTACACCGGAGACATGAGGGGCGTGACGGGCGTGGACTACACCTGCTATCGTGAGGCGCGGCGGGCGGGGCTGAGCGGAACCTTTAGGGCTTTCCTCACCTCCAGGATCCAGAACCTTGACTCTATTGTTAGGAGAGACGACGCTAACTTACCTGTCGTCAATATTAAG GGGGAGGTTCTCTTCAACACCTGGCGCGGGATATTCTCAGGTGATGGCGGTCGCTTCATGCAGAAACCGAGAATATTCAGCTTCGATGGCAAGGAAGTACTGACGAGCCCTGAGTG GCCACAGAAATACATATGGCACGGATCTGACATTGAGGGGGGGAGAGCCTTGTCCTCTTTCTGCGACGCTTGGCACAGTGACTCAAGGGACGTGGTTGGGCTGGCGTCCTCTCTCCAACAAAACCACCTCTTGTCGCAGGAGAAACACGGCTGCCACAACTCCTTCATTGTGCTGTGTATTGAAGCCACAAGTCACGCGTACAAGAGCtctgggggaaggaggagaagacacgCAGGAAAGGCGGAGCAGGATATGAGTGAAGAAGAATATTTTGAAGTGCTGAGTGCTTTAGAAGACGTGTGA